CCGGCAGCGAGCGGGACACCGCAACCCTGTCGGGCGGCGAGACCTTCTTCGCCTCGCTCGCCCTGGCGCTCGGCCTCGCGGACGTGGTCACCGACGAGGCGGGCGGGATGCGCCTCGACACCCTCTTCATCGACGAGGGCTTCGGCAGCCTCGACGACCAGGCGCTGGACGAGGTGCTCGACGTCCTGGACTCGCTGCGCGAGCGGGACCGCAGCGTCGGCATCGTCAGCCACGTCGCCGACCTGCGGACCCGGGTCCAGGCCCAGCTGGAGATCGTCAAGCAGCGCGGCGGTTCCGTGGTGCGCCACCGGACGGCGGCGCTCACGGACTGAGCGGCCTGCGGGGCAGCGGCGAGGAGTAGACGATGCTCGTCGTCACCGAACCGAGCCCCGCGATCCGGCCCGTGACCTCCTCCAGGTGCGACATCGAGCGGGTCGCGACCTTCAGGACGAAGCAGTCGTCGCCCGTGACGTGGTGGGCCTCCAGGATCTCGGGGGTGGCCTCCAGGAAGTCGTGGAACGGCTTGTAGTTGCCGTGCGGATAGCGGAGCCGCACCAGGGCGAGGATCGACTTGCCGAGCCTTTCCGGGTCCACCACCGCCGTGTAGCCGGTGATGATGCCGGTCTCCTCCAGCCGGCGGACCCGCTCGGTGACGGCGCTCGCGGACATGGACACGGAGCGGGCGAGCTCGGTGAAACTGGCGCGGCCGTCCCGCTGGAGTGCTTCGAGGATGCGCCAGTCGGTGGCGTCAGGGGAATAGTCGGTCATGGTGCAGGTCTAGCAGGGGAATCCCCGGTCGGACAATGAAAAGGCCGGGGATAACCACTTCCGAGGGTGATCA
Above is a genomic segment from Streptomyces sp. NBC_01233 containing:
- a CDS encoding Lrp/AsnC family transcriptional regulator; this encodes MTDYSPDATDWRILEALQRDGRASFTELARSVSMSASAVTERVRRLEETGIITGYTAVVDPERLGKSILALVRLRYPHGNYKPFHDFLEATPEILEAHHVTGDDCFVLKVATRSMSHLEEVTGRIAGLGSVTTSIVYSSPLPRRPLSP